The Novibacillus thermophilus genome segment GGACCCGAGTTCGACAGTTACTAGGCAAATACAATGCCCGAAACCCTAGGCAGGGCTTGGGTTTCGGGCATTCAGACAGAAGGGTAGCGTGTATCTAGGCTTTTGGCTGGATTTCAAGAAACCTTGGAGGTGGCTCAATCTCAAGCATAGCAAAGATTTTTCTTTGCTTCGCCGTCATTTCTGTACGCTGATGGACGTCACCGTTTTTAGAAGAAAAATGTCCGAGATGTATCCGGTCTAAATCTTTACGAAGGACATTCCAGGTCTCGCCGGTTTTCACTTCCGCAATGCGTACCAAGAGTAAAGCGAGCCAACTCAGCAAAATATGGGAACGAATCCGGTCTTCGAGACGGTGAAACATCGGCCTTAGCTCCAGTGTCGTTTTCAAGGTCCGAAAGGCATCTTCCACATCCACCAGCTGCTTATACCCTAGCGCAACATCCTCGGCGGAAATCGTGTCATCCGACGTGCGAATTAAATATTTGCCGTCATATTTCTCGGCATCGCGGATTGCCTGCTTGTTCAGCTTGAGTGTGCCGTCCTTCAGTTGGCGCAGGTATTTTCCATACGTCGGGTGGGAACGCAGCTGGCAAGCCGCTTTCGTATGAGCCTGTCCATTCAACTGCTTGAGCTCTGCCAGATGTGCCTGTAGTTGATCGATCGTTTGCTCACGGCGGGCGCGATCACGCTCCGCTTCTTTGGGATTGTACACCAGCACATACCGTTTTCGGGCTTCGCCATCACCGACGACGATGTCTTTCACTTGCAGGTTCTCCCGCACATGATGGTACCGGCCTTTGCGGCTCATGGCTGCTTCTGTCGCCTCTTTGCCGGAACGCAGTTTCTCACCGGCAATGTAATGCCCGCCGGTCTTCTGCAAGGTGCGCAAGTTCTCTTCGGATACAAAACCGCGATCCGTGACGCTGATCACACGCCCCAGTTTCCAGCCGATCAAGTCTTTTTTGACTTGATCCACCACAGATAGGTCCGAGGTGTTCCCGGGCCACACCCATGAACGAATCGGAATCCCTTCCCGTGTGACCGCCAGCCCGATGACCACCTGCACAAGATCTGGGCGCTTGTCTTTTGAAAATCCGGTTTTCCGGAACGATTCTCCCTCTGGTACGTCGAAAGGATCGACTTCAAAGTAAGAAGACGTCGTGTCAAAGTATAGAAGATCGACTTCCAGATTGAGAAGATCCGAGACAGCACAATAGACCTGGTGTTCCAACTGGGATTGAACGTCAAGCAGCTCATCCATCGCCCGGTACAACTGTTGGCTCCTGACCTCGGCAAGGTCAGGAAGAAACACCTCTTCCCGGACCCAGTCCTCCATCGCCAACTTACTGGAAGGGTTCAAGGCACGATTCGCGACCATGGAGAAGATCAGCCGTTCGATGGATGTTTGATGTTTACGGTCAGCAAACAATGTTTCCAAGATGGCATCCAGACCAATCTTATGCCACAGTTGATGTAGCATCCAAGCGCCCCCTAAGCGCTTGCTGGATTGAAACAAAAATTCCGCTGTTTCCCCAATGGCATGCTGAGCTTCAAGCGCCGCCTCGGGCGAAAGATACCGGGAGATGCTTTGAACGAGACGTTCTAAAACGGCACGATCGACTTCGTCCTCTCGGCCAAAAGAGTAGATCACCTTCGCTTTGGCATATTTGGCTTTTGGATCCCATTCATTATGAGCTAATTGGAGATAAGCAGTGGTCGTTCCGTTTTTGTTTTTTCGAGATACGCGTCGTATGTACATACCTATACTATACCATATGAACACAATAAAATAAAGACAAAATATATAAAACGTGTGCCTATGTAAGTTTGAGTGTTTTTCTATCCCGGGAATAGGAAAACCTTAATAAAGCGGGATTCTTGGTTGATCAAGTCCAAAATTGTGTGTAAAAAGCTCCTCGGTTAGATAAGCTGCCTACATGATGCGTGTCACCTTACTATGTGTTTTTGCTGAATGGCTTTTGCGCCAGGTGAAGTAATCTTCCATATCGAGGTATTTCCGACCACTGGCCCACTTCTCATCCTGTTCCATGAGTAAGGCCCCCAACAGACGAATCACCGATTGGCGGTTGGGAAAAATGCGAATCACACGTTCCCGTCTGCGGATTTCTTCGTTCAACCGCTCGACGCTGTTGGTGGTACGCAGTCGCTTACGGTACTTCTCAGGGAAAGCCAAAACGGCGGTGGCATCATCAAACCCGTTTTCCAAAATACGCATGGCTTTAGGCGCTTTCTCTTCAAAGACTTTCAGCGTTTCGTTCAAAAGCATTCTGGCTGTTTCGATATCCGCTGCATCCAGGATGCCACGGACATGGCGATGAACTTCGTCTCTCAGCGCTTTTGGTGTGGCATCCAGAATATTACGCATCAAATGGGTTTGACAGCGTTGCCAGGTGACCCCTTGGAAATGGTGACGAATGGCACGGACTAAACCGCCATGGTCATCAGAGGTGATCAAATCGACACCACCAAGACCACGTTGTTTTAACCAACTGAAAAATTCGCTCCAGCTGGCTTCCGATTCCGTGTCACCGGTCATGATCCCCAAGACTTCCCGGTAACCGTCTGTGTTGACACCGATTCCTATCATCACTCCTCTGGACCGTACCCGGCCATCCTCACGGACTTTGAGGGACAAGGCATCCACCAGCACAAACGGGAACCGGCGGTCTGAAAGCGGACGATAATTCCAAGCCTCCACAATAGGATCAAGCCTTTTGCACAGGTCTGAAACGGTGGACTTGGAAAAATGAGTGCCGCAAAGCTCTTCGGTAATCTGAGTCACTTTACGTGTGGAAACCCCATTCACGACCATTTCCATCAAAGCCAACACCAAAGCTTGCTCGCTCCGTTGGTAACGGGCAAACAGTTCAGTGGAGAACTGACCGTTTCGAATCCGTGGAACACGTAACGTAATGGTCCCCACCCGAGTGGTTAATTGATGAGGATAGGATCCATTGCGATAGCCTTGACGGGAATCCGTGCGTTCATAGCGTTCAGCTGCCAGCTGTTCGGTCACCTGCGCTTGGAGAATTTGGTTTAATACCGATTCCAGTAATTTCGCTACACCAGCGTCTTTTGAA includes the following:
- a CDS encoding IS1634 family transposase — translated: MYIRRVSRKNKNGTTTAYLQLAHNEWDPKAKYAKAKVIYSFGREDEVDRAVLERLVQSISRYLSPEAALEAQHAIGETAEFLFQSSKRLGGAWMLHQLWHKIGLDAILETLFADRKHQTSIERLIFSMVANRALNPSSKLAMEDWVREEVFLPDLAEVRSQQLYRAMDELLDVQSQLEHQVYCAVSDLLNLEVDLLYFDTTSSYFEVDPFDVPEGESFRKTGFSKDKRPDLVQVVIGLAVTREGIPIRSWVWPGNTSDLSVVDQVKKDLIGWKLGRVISVTDRGFVSEENLRTLQKTGGHYIAGEKLRSGKEATEAAMSRKGRYHHVRENLQVKDIVVGDGEARKRYVLVYNPKEAERDRARREQTIDQLQAHLAELKQLNGQAHTKAACQLRSHPTYGKYLRQLKDGTLKLNKQAIRDAEKYDGKYLIRTSDDTISAEDVALGYKQLVDVEDAFRTLKTTLELRPMFHRLEDRIRSHILLSWLALLLVRIAEVKTGETWNVLRKDLDRIHLGHFSSKNGDVHQRTEMTAKQRKIFAMLEIEPPPRFLEIQPKA
- a CDS encoding IS256 family transposase, whose translation is MAQYQITVDQELLQQLFLGHSKDAGVAKLLESVLNQILQAQVTEQLAAERYERTDSRQGYRNGSYPHQLTTRVGTITLRVPRIRNGQFSTELFARYQRSEQALVLALMEMVVNGVSTRKVTQITEELCGTHFSKSTVSDLCKRLDPIVEAWNYRPLSDRRFPFVLVDALSLKVREDGRVRSRGVMIGIGVNTDGYREVLGIMTGDTESEASWSEFFSWLKQRGLGGVDLITSDDHGGLVRAIRHHFQGVTWQRCQTHLMRNILDATPKALRDEVHRHVRGILDAADIETARMLLNETLKVFEEKAPKAMRILENGFDDATAVLAFPEKYRKRLRTTNSVERLNEEIRRRERVIRIFPNRQSVIRLLGALLMEQDEKWASGRKYLDMEDYFTWRKSHSAKTHSKVTRIM